In Candidatus Vicinibacter proximus, the following are encoded in one genomic region:
- a CDS encoding TIGR00266 family protein: protein MKNHEIDYKLYGEELQYVEIELDPGETAVAESGSFMMMEDGIKMATVFGDGSGQSTGGFLGKVMSAGKRLLTGESLFITTFTNEGYGKSRVSFAAPYTGKIIPLNLSDYNGKIIAQKDAFLCAAKGVTIGIELQRKLGTGIFGGEGFIMQKLEGDGMAFVHAGGYVNKKELGVGEILRVDTGCVVAYTSNVDFDIEFIRGVKNWVFGGEGLFYALLRGPGTVWIQSLPISRLAAKMMQYGGFNRREEGSILGGLGNLLDGDS from the coding sequence ATGAAGAATCACGAAATAGATTATAAGCTTTATGGCGAAGAGTTGCAATATGTTGAAATTGAACTGGATCCCGGAGAGACCGCAGTAGCAGAAAGCGGCTCCTTCATGATGATGGAAGATGGGATTAAGATGGCAACAGTCTTTGGGGATGGAAGTGGACAAAGTACTGGTGGATTTCTGGGAAAAGTCATGAGTGCCGGAAAACGATTGTTGACCGGTGAAAGCCTCTTTATAACAACATTCACCAATGAAGGCTATGGCAAATCCCGGGTGAGTTTTGCAGCCCCATATACAGGTAAGATCATTCCTTTGAACCTATCAGACTACAATGGAAAGATCATCGCTCAGAAAGATGCTTTCCTTTGTGCTGCTAAAGGTGTTACCATTGGCATTGAATTACAGAGAAAGTTAGGAACCGGAATTTTTGGTGGAGAGGGTTTTATCATGCAAAAACTTGAAGGTGATGGAATGGCGTTTGTCCATGCAGGAGGATATGTCAATAAAAAAGAATTAGGTGTCGGTGAAATACTCAGGGTAGATACCGGATGTGTGGTAGCCTATACTTCGAATGTGGATTTTGACATTGAATTCATCCGTGGTGTGAAAAATTGGGTTTTTGGTGGAGAAGGTCTTTTTTATGCTTTACTGAGAGGTCCTGGCACAGTTTGGATTCAGTCCCTGCCAATCAGTAGACTGGCTGCCAAAATGATGCAATACGGAGGATTTAACAGACGTGAAGAAGGCAGTATTCTGGGTGGACTCGGAAACTTACTGGATGGTGACAGTTGA
- a CDS encoding CoA-binding protein — protein MNKRTLVLGASSNESRYSNIASKMLQEYHHTVIPVGNKSGKIGDLEILVVPPIEKNIHTITLYLNPSRQEAYFSYILALNPQRIIFNPGTENVTLSQLANEHGIETIEACTLVMLRTGQY, from the coding sequence ATGAATAAACGTACGCTCGTTCTGGGTGCCAGTAGTAATGAGAGCAGGTACTCCAACATAGCTAGCAAAATGCTTCAAGAATATCACCATACGGTTATACCTGTGGGCAACAAAAGTGGAAAAATTGGAGATTTAGAAATACTGGTTGTTCCACCCATTGAGAAGAACATTCATACTATTACTTTGTATTTGAACCCATCCAGGCAGGAGGCTTATTTTTCTTACATTCTTGCTTTAAATCCCCAGAGAATAATTTTTAATCCAGGTACAGAAAATGTGACCTTAAGTCAGCTGGCCAATGAGCATGGTATTGAGACGATCGAGGCGTGCACTTTAGTTATGTTGAGGACAGGGCAGTATTGA
- a CDS encoding glycosyl transferase encodes MKILYSIQGTGNGHLSRAKSILPYLAKYGQVDYLISGRNYCLDFPVKMKYHCHGVSFKYDNKGGIDYLKTFKSLSVKQFFKEVNEIPVHQYDFVINDFEPVTVRACKQKKVPCISFSHHASFLSSKVPMPPGRKDYLAWSIMQTYARTKHNIGLHFEPYDEFIFTPVIKDELRNVTAQNAGHITVYLSSFSLDNLFKLFSKFSQYKFEVFHCDVEVAWHKQNIEFKPANSKMFNQSLLHSNGLIAHAGFETPAEAFYLGKPMFLFPIKNQYEQACNAAAAEKLGAVVAYKIDDRLEDKIRCWLEDKKGTQIDFPHHTDFLIQRVISTAENIKN; translated from the coding sequence ATGAAGATATTATATTCAATTCAGGGTACCGGTAATGGACATTTAAGCAGAGCCAAAAGTATTCTACCTTACCTGGCGAAATATGGACAGGTTGACTATTTAATAAGCGGTAGAAATTATTGTTTGGATTTTCCGGTTAAAATGAAATACCATTGCCATGGCGTTTCTTTCAAATACGACAATAAGGGTGGGATTGATTATCTCAAGACTTTTAAAAGCCTGAGTGTAAAACAATTTTTTAAGGAGGTGAATGAAATTCCGGTTCATCAATATGATTTCGTGATTAATGATTTCGAACCCGTAACTGTTCGGGCTTGTAAGCAAAAGAAGGTTCCCTGTATTTCATTTAGCCATCACGCTTCTTTTTTATCTTCAAAAGTACCCATGCCACCTGGCAGAAAGGATTATCTGGCATGGTCTATCATGCAAACTTATGCCAGAACAAAGCACAATATTGGTTTACATTTCGAACCATATGATGAATTTATATTTACCCCAGTAATAAAGGATGAATTGAGAAATGTAACAGCGCAAAACGCGGGTCACATTACAGTTTATCTCTCTTCTTTTAGTCTGGATAATTTGTTTAAGTTATTTAGTAAATTTTCACAGTACAAGTTTGAAGTCTTTCATTGCGATGTAGAAGTTGCATGGCATAAACAAAACATTGAATTCAAACCAGCAAATTCTAAAATGTTTAATCAGAGTCTGCTCCATTCAAACGGTTTGATTGCGCATGCCGGATTTGAAACTCCTGCTGAGGCATTTTATTTGGGAAAGCCAATGTTTCTTTTTCCAATTAAGAATCAATATGAACAAGCCTGTAATGCAGCTGCAGCAGAAAAATTGGGAGCTGTTGTAGCGTATAAAATTGACGATAGATTGGAAGATAAAATCAGATGCTGGCTAGAAGATAAAAAAGGAACACAAATTGATTTTCCGCACCACACTGATTTTTTGATTCAACGGGTAATTTCAACTGCCGAGAATATCAAAAACTAA
- a CDS encoding UDP-2,3-diacylglucosamine diphosphatase yields the protein MKRHLEAVVISDIHLGTYGCQAKQLCDYLDEIQPDTLILNGDIIDIWSFNKRYFPEHHLKVIHKLLKMATKGTKVYYLPGNHDEALRRYAGFDLGPFCIRNKLLLSINKQKVWIFHGDVFDLSIKHTKLLAKLGGKAYDLLILMNKAVNYFLELMGREKYSLSKKIKNSIKKAVQFIDDFEETAISHGLAKEYDVVICGHIHNPVIRQIVRDEKSIIYMNSGDWIEHTTSLEYHQGKWTLHKHEYAVSPKKPKDLNFENDFKENIRIPKMKELYEDIIFNSGYR from the coding sequence ATTAAAAGACATCTTGAAGCAGTTGTAATTTCAGATATTCATCTTGGGACCTATGGATGTCAGGCCAAACAACTCTGTGATTATCTTGATGAAATACAACCGGATACCCTGATTCTTAATGGGGACATCATCGACATCTGGTCTTTCAACAAGAGGTACTTTCCCGAGCATCATCTTAAGGTTATCCATAAATTATTGAAAATGGCAACCAAAGGAACAAAGGTCTATTATTTGCCTGGAAATCATGATGAAGCACTCAGGAGATATGCTGGTTTTGATCTGGGACCTTTTTGTATCCGAAACAAACTCTTACTATCCATAAACAAACAAAAGGTTTGGATTTTTCATGGGGATGTGTTTGATCTATCCATAAAGCATACCAAATTGTTGGCCAAGCTTGGCGGAAAAGCATATGACCTTTTAATTTTGATGAATAAGGCTGTAAATTATTTTCTGGAATTGATGGGTAGAGAAAAATACAGCTTATCCAAAAAGATTAAGAACAGCATTAAGAAAGCGGTACAGTTCATTGACGATTTTGAAGAGACTGCCATCAGTCATGGTCTGGCAAAAGAATATGATGTGGTCATTTGTGGCCACATTCACAATCCGGTAATTCGTCAAATAGTTAGGGATGAAAAATCCATCATTTATATGAACAGTGGGGATTGGATTGAGCACACGACCAGTTTGGAATATCACCAGGGAAAATGGACTTTGCACAAACACGAATATGCAGTAAGTCCTAAGAAGCCAAAGGACCTCAACTTTGAAAATGATTTTAAAGAAAATATTCGAATCCCTAAAATGAAAGAACTGTATGAAGATATTATATTCAATTCAGGGTACCGGTAA
- a CDS encoding glycosyltransferase family 2 protein, translating to MIPSQPLSAVVICYNEEEIIESCLNALLKVADEIVVLDSFSSDRTAEICASKGVRFYQQKFVDYGSQKNDAVKLCRFDHILSVDADEVLDDELVSAILAEKKKGLENLYLLNRKTYYCGQWIKHCGWYPDFKLRLWHKVHAGWNSNKLHETVEPMDSAQAVLKLNGHLDHYSYRTVADHLKQLENFANFFASEYDAKGIKSSFVKMYFSPIWKFVKMYLLKAGFLDGRIGFWICWRSAYGVHLKYKKLKLLELSNNI from the coding sequence ATGATTCCTTCTCAGCCACTATCTGCCGTAGTCATTTGCTATAATGAAGAGGAAATCATAGAATCATGTCTAAATGCATTATTAAAAGTAGCCGATGAAATTGTCGTCCTCGATTCTTTCAGTTCAGACAGGACTGCTGAGATTTGTGCCAGTAAAGGGGTAAGGTTTTATCAACAAAAGTTTGTGGATTACGGATCACAAAAAAATGATGCGGTGAAACTTTGTCGTTTTGACCACATCCTTTCTGTAGATGCAGATGAAGTGCTGGATGATGAATTGGTCTCAGCGATTCTTGCAGAAAAGAAAAAGGGACTGGAAAACTTGTATTTGCTCAACAGGAAAACCTATTATTGCGGACAATGGATCAAACATTGTGGATGGTATCCTGATTTTAAATTAAGATTATGGCACAAGGTTCATGCTGGCTGGAACAGTAATAAATTACATGAGACAGTAGAACCAATGGACAGCGCGCAGGCAGTATTGAAATTAAATGGGCATTTGGATCATTACAGTTATAGAACCGTCGCAGATCATTTGAAGCAATTGGAAAATTTTGCAAATTTTTTCGCATCGGAGTATGATGCAAAAGGTATAAAAAGTTCATTTGTAAAAATGTATTTTTCACCGATTTGGAAATTTGTAAAAATGTATCTGCTAAAAGCAGGGTTTCTGGATGGTAGAATTGGATTTTGGATTTGTTGGCGCTCTGCTTATGGGGTGCATTTAAAATATAAAAAATTGAAATTACTAGAATTGTCTAATAATATTTGA
- a CDS encoding HYR domain-containing protein: MQKYFIPPYLFRLGFLLTLLFNQNLYAQPLSAKILSAPDITTKLLDCTSPPVIQCPVDLTLCPGATEDPVATGCAKAYPPSTQCNPPIVAFVDRVISSGPCQGEKTIQRIWTATDAENPALRSFCIQYLRFEDKTSPVFSQCPKDTSVISNDKCVALFQWHPPAVSDHCGSVCVTSSHVNGSLFNEGPTVITYTANDACGNTSSCSFTVTVIPQCCLANPILTCPAYFSACPDSEIDPATTGRATAEPGSQYCAKPLISFKDDTLINALCSLTIARTWTAWDPNKPELRSSCIQTIELKDLTPPTIVCPQNITVSSEPDCLATVNWNVPQTSDNCTSVTLVSSHGNPARFPVGTTTVFYTATDGCGNHTDCHFTITVEANCCNKPPVLSCPADFNNCPQGIDPSVTGTATATPGQVGCPQPVVTYKDDTIYNQACSLRVIRTWIATDPVQSNLSASCDQIINLKDEQAPSITCPANITVQSGPDCTGTASWNDPITSDNCSSVSLSGSHGNGTSGFPIGTTNIYYTAFDACGNSSNCSFTVTVEPNCCNKPPVLSCPADFNNCPQGIDPSVTGTATATPGQAGCPQPVVTYKDDTIYHQACSLRVIRTWIATDPVQSNLSASCDQIINLKDEQAPSITCPANITVQSGPDCTGTASWNDPITSDNCSSVSLSGSHGNGSSGFPIGTTNIYYTAFDACGNSSNCSFTVTVEPNCCNKPPVLSCPADFNNCPQGIDPSVTGTATATPGQVGCPQPVVTYKDDTIYHQACSLRVIRTWIATDPVQSNLSASCDQIINLKDEQAPSITCPANITVQSGPDCTGTASWNDPVTSDNCSSVSLSGSHGNGTSGFPIGTTNIYYTAFDACGNSSNCSFTVTVEPNCCNKPPVLSCPADFNNCPQGIDPSVTGTATATPGQVGCPQPVVTYKDDTIYHQACSLRVIRTWIATDPVHPNLSASCDQIINLKDEQAPSITCPANITVQSGPDCTGTATWNDPVTSDNCSSVSLSGSHGNGSSGFPIGTTNIYYTAFDACNNSSNCSFTVTVELNCCNKPPVLNCPADFESCPGSIEPSRTGQANAQKAHATCGDPIISYNDQILFQQSCSLKLIRTWYATDSNNSNLKDSCQQNIDLKDDQAPIISACPADITIDPNYNCEAYPSWVIPTASDNCTLTNFTGSHLPGELMPSGKTTVIYTATDACGLISSCSFVVTVTENCCNRPPVMICPDNYSACPGTSLDTNTTGVPKVTTGKSSCLEPVVSFHDNVISRGPCSGAITIDRTWRAVDPNLPNLFAECIQRIELKDNLAPRFTSTPTNITIDAQGKCEVPVHWLAPVATDNCGLASLTSNINSGSNFNEGTTSVTYTATDQCGNTASTTFTVTVNGTVVGIECPRDTLIYRTNPYLNGSYLNWPLPNVTYCTPCQSSIRGFVYMGEYNGSRYFCSLGPENWETAKTICDINGGKLAVINDRDENQFIASKLAGQTAWIGGTDAQVEGRFDWVDKSPFLYSNWLPGQPNNFGPNEDYIELAPDGTWNDQNGDESREFVLEMPCYDLKQIKGPKRGSLVNCGTNTITYVATKDGQSDTCSFVVRVNCDSLTTYCNNRAQFSNLMWIKQVKIADIDNPSGNDNGYRFFNNICGNLKAGETYSLCVTPGYLNSSYNVYWKIWIDYNADGVFHNVSELVTYGYGNTTMCANLKMPGGFVRANVRMRVAMSYGAYPADPCAPILYGEIEDYCFNLLPHTNFGSGTTESHEIKAPELKCAQDCDRQSPVELDLRSVEQELFGKHGDFFIIPNPANSEVILKTISDKAKSMAIFDAQGKNVWKKMQPGTEAETINTTTWAEGLYHITVEFTNGNKISKRFIIQH, from the coding sequence ATGCAAAAATATTTCATACCTCCTTACCTATTCAGGCTGGGTTTCTTGTTGACATTGCTGTTCAACCAAAATCTGTATGCCCAACCTTTATCTGCAAAAATTTTATCCGCACCGGATATAACCACAAAATTACTGGATTGTACCTCTCCTCCTGTGATACAGTGTCCAGTAGACCTTACCCTCTGTCCCGGAGCCACTGAAGATCCGGTTGCAACAGGCTGTGCTAAAGCCTACCCACCAAGTACTCAGTGCAATCCGCCAATAGTAGCTTTTGTAGACAGGGTGATTTCTTCCGGACCTTGTCAGGGAGAGAAGACCATTCAAAGAATTTGGACTGCAACGGATGCGGAAAACCCTGCACTCCGCAGTTTTTGTATTCAATATTTAAGATTTGAAGATAAAACATCTCCTGTCTTTAGCCAATGTCCAAAAGATACGTCGGTAATCTCTAATGATAAATGCGTCGCTCTCTTCCAATGGCATCCACCGGCAGTTTCCGACCATTGCGGTTCCGTTTGCGTCACGAGTTCCCATGTCAATGGAAGTTTATTTAATGAAGGACCAACAGTCATTACCTATACAGCAAACGATGCCTGTGGTAATACAAGTTCATGTAGTTTTACGGTAACCGTAATTCCTCAATGTTGCCTGGCAAATCCAATATTAACCTGTCCGGCTTATTTTTCGGCTTGTCCTGATTCGGAAATTGATCCAGCGACTACAGGCAGGGCGACAGCTGAACCTGGAAGTCAATATTGTGCAAAGCCATTGATAAGTTTTAAAGACGATACCTTAATCAATGCTCTTTGTTCGTTGACCATAGCCAGAACCTGGACTGCTTGGGATCCTAACAAACCCGAACTCCGTTCAAGTTGCATTCAGACTATTGAGCTTAAGGATTTAACCCCACCCACCATTGTTTGTCCTCAGAATATTACCGTTAGTTCAGAACCAGACTGTTTAGCTACGGTAAATTGGAATGTTCCACAAACATCAGACAATTGTACATCAGTAACTTTAGTGAGTTCACACGGAAACCCTGCACGTTTCCCGGTAGGAACTACCACCGTGTTTTATACCGCAACCGATGGATGCGGGAATCATACCGATTGTCATTTTACAATAACTGTAGAGGCTAATTGTTGTAATAAACCACCGGTACTCTCATGCCCTGCAGATTTTAACAACTGCCCTCAGGGAATTGATCCCTCTGTCACAGGAACCGCTACAGCTACTCCGGGTCAAGTTGGATGTCCTCAACCAGTGGTCACTTATAAAGACGATACGATTTACAATCAAGCATGCTCATTGAGGGTAATCCGAACCTGGATAGCAACTGACCCAGTTCAATCCAATTTATCCGCATCTTGTGACCAGATTATTAATCTAAAAGACGAGCAGGCACCAAGTATAACCTGTCCGGCTAATATTACCGTACAATCAGGACCAGATTGTACCGGCACAGCTTCATGGAATGATCCCATTACTTCAGATAATTGCTCATCGGTAAGTTTATCCGGTTCACATGGAAATGGCACTTCTGGATTCCCAATTGGTACTACAAACATTTATTATACTGCATTTGATGCATGCGGCAATTCCAGTAATTGCAGTTTTACTGTTACGGTAGAACCTAACTGCTGCAATAAACCACCTGTACTCTCATGCCCTGCAGATTTTAACAACTGCCCTCAGGGAATTGATCCTTCTGTCACAGGAACCGCTACAGCTACTCCGGGTCAAGCTGGATGTCCTCAACCAGTGGTCACTTATAAAGACGATACGATTTACCATCAAGCATGCTCATTGAGGGTAATCCGAACCTGGATAGCAACTGACCCAGTTCAATCCAATTTATCCGCATCTTGCGACCAGATCATTAATCTAAAAGACGAGCAGGCACCAAGTATAACCTGTCCGGCTAATATTACCGTACAATCAGGACCAGATTGTACCGGCACAGCTTCATGGAATGATCCCATTACTTCAGATAATTGCTCATCGGTAAGTTTATCCGGTTCTCATGGAAATGGAAGCTCCGGATTCCCAATTGGAACTACAAATATTTATTATACTGCATTTGATGCATGCGGCAATTCCAGTAATTGCAGTTTTACTGTTACGGTAGAACCTAACTGCTGCAATAAACCACCTGTACTCTCATGCCCTGCAGATTTTAACAACTGCCCTCAGGGAATTGATCCTTCTGTCACAGGAACCGCTACAGCTACTCCGGGTCAAGTTGGATGTCCTCAACCTGTGGTTACTTATAAAGACGATACGATTTACCATCAAGCATGCTCATTGAGGGTAATCCGAACCTGGATAGCAACTGACCCAGTTCAATCCAATTTATCCGCATCTTGCGACCAGATCATTAATCTAAAAGACGAGCAGGCACCAAGTATAACCTGTCCGGCTAATATTACCGTACAATCAGGACCAGATTGTACCGGCACAGCTTCATGGAATGATCCTGTTACCTCAGACAATTGCTCATCGGTAAGTTTATCCGGTTCACATGGAAATGGCACTTCTGGATTCCCAATTGGAACTACAAACATTTATTATACTGCATTTGATGCATGCGGCAATTCCAGTAATTGCAGTTTTACTGTTACGGTAGAACCTAACTGCTGCAATAAACCACCTGTACTCTCATGCCCTGCAGATTTTAACAACTGCCCTCAGGGAATTGATCCTTCTGTCACAGGAACCGCTACAGCTACTCCGGGTCAAGTTGGATGTCCTCAACCAGTGGTCACTTATAAAGACGATACGATTTACCATCAAGCATGCTCATTGAGGGTAATCCGAACCTGGATAGCAACTGACCCAGTTCATCCTAATTTATCCGCATCTTGCGACCAGATTATTAATCTAAAAGACGAGCAGGCACCAAGTATAACCTGTCCGGCTAATATTACCGTACAATCAGGACCAGATTGTACCGGCACAGCTACATGGAATGATCCCGTTACTTCAGATAATTGCTCATCGGTAAGTTTATCCGGTTCTCATGGAAATGGAAGCTCCGGATTCCCAATTGGAACTACAAACATTTATTATACTGCATTTGATGCTTGTAACAATTCTAGCAATTGTAGTTTCACTGTTACAGTTGAACTTAACTGTTGTAATAAACCTCCAGTACTTAACTGCCCGGCCGACTTTGAAAGTTGTCCAGGAAGCATAGAACCTTCTCGCACTGGCCAGGCAAATGCTCAAAAAGCACATGCTACATGCGGAGATCCGATTATTAGCTATAATGATCAAATATTATTTCAGCAATCTTGCTCTCTAAAGTTAATCAGAACATGGTATGCAACAGATTCCAATAATTCAAATCTAAAAGACTCTTGTCAACAAAACATTGATTTAAAAGATGACCAGGCTCCAATAATTTCAGCTTGTCCTGCGGACATTACGATCGATCCAAACTACAATTGTGAAGCCTATCCAAGCTGGGTTATACCTACAGCAAGCGATAATTGTACTTTAACAAACTTTACAGGCTCTCACCTTCCAGGTGAACTAATGCCTTCCGGAAAAACTACAGTTATCTATACTGCTACCGATGCATGTGGACTTATTTCAAGTTGTTCGTTTGTTGTCACAGTCACAGAAAATTGTTGCAACAGACCTCCTGTCATGATCTGTCCTGATAATTATTCTGCTTGTCCTGGCACTTCATTGGATACAAACACTACTGGTGTACCAAAGGTTACAACTGGAAAATCAAGTTGTCTGGAACCGGTGGTTAGTTTTCATGACAATGTTATTTCTAGAGGACCATGCAGTGGTGCAATCACCATTGATCGCACATGGAGGGCTGTGGATCCCAACCTACCAAATTTGTTTGCAGAATGTATCCAACGTATAGAACTGAAAGACAATTTAGCACCTAGATTTACTTCCACTCCTACAAATATTACAATAGATGCTCAGGGAAAATGTGAGGTCCCTGTTCATTGGCTTGCTCCGGTAGCAACGGATAACTGTGGCCTTGCATCACTTACCAGTAATATAAATTCCGGCAGCAATTTTAATGAAGGAACAACTTCTGTAACCTACACTGCGACGGACCAATGCGGTAACACTGCTTCAACAACCTTTACAGTGACTGTGAATGGCACAGTGGTCGGAATTGAGTGTCCTCGTGACACATTGATTTACAGGACTAATCCATATCTTAATGGGTCATACTTAAATTGGCCACTTCCAAATGTCACTTATTGCACCCCATGTCAAAGCAGTATCCGAGGATTCGTATATATGGGTGAATACAATGGAAGCAGGTACTTCTGCTCCCTTGGCCCTGAAAACTGGGAGACTGCAAAAACAATCTGCGATATAAATGGTGGAAAACTTGCGGTCATAAACGATCGGGATGAAAACCAATTTATAGCCAGTAAATTAGCCGGTCAAACAGCATGGATCGGAGGAACAGATGCACAGGTTGAAGGTAGGTTCGATTGGGTGGATAAAAGCCCATTTCTCTATTCCAACTGGTTGCCTGGTCAACCAAATAATTTTGGACCAAATGAGGATTACATTGAACTCGCTCCAGATGGCACCTGGAATGATCAAAATGGAGATGAATCAAGAGAATTTGTACTTGAGATGCCATGTTATGATCTCAAACAAATAAAAGGACCTAAAAGAGGAAGCCTGGTTAACTGTGGAACAAATACAATCACTTATGTGGCAACAAAAGATGGTCAATCTGATACCTGCAGTTTTGTGGTTCGGGTGAATTGTGATTCGCTCACGACTTACTGCAACAACAGGGCGCAATTCAGTAATCTAATGTGGATTAAACAAGTTAAAATTGCAGACATAGACAATCCTTCGGGTAATGATAATGGTTACAGATTCTTCAATAACATATGTGGAAATCTAAAGGCCGGAGAAACCTATTCTCTTTGTGTTACTCCGGGATACCTGAACAGCAGCTATAATGTTTATTGGAAAATTTGGATTGATTACAATGCTGATGGTGTATTCCATAATGTCTCAGAACTGGTGACTTATGGTTATGGAAACACTACCATGTGCGCAAACTTAAAAATGCCGGGAGGATTTGTTCGCGCCAATGTGCGCATGCGTGTAGCCATGTCCTATGGTGCTTATCCTGCCGATCCTTGTGCTCCGATATTGTATGGTGAGATTGAGGATTATTGTTTCAATTTACTCCCTCATACCAATTTTGGTAGTGGCACCACAGAATCTCATGAGATCAAAGCGCCAGAGCTTAAATGTGCTCAGGATTGTGACAGACAAAGTCCCGTTGAATTAGATTTAAGATCCGTGGAGCAAGAGCTGTTTGGTAAGCATGGTGACTTTTTCATCATCCCCAATCCAGCAAACAGTGAAGTGATCTTAAAAACCATTTCCGACAAGGCTAAATCCATGGCCATTTTCGATGCACAAGGTAAAAATGTGTGGAAAAAAATGCAACCCGGCACAGAAGCCGAGACCATAAATACCACCACATGGGCGGAAGGCTTGTATCACATTACAGTAGAGTTTACAAATGGAAATAAAATCAGCAAAAGATTTATCATCCAGCACTAA